TAATCAAGTCTTATCAGAAAAACACATAAAGGGTACCTGATTTAAAAGATTCATCATGGGTTACCATTtgcaaagcaactttatattTGTCTGAAACCGAAGTGATAAAAATTGATTTGCTTTGATAGTGGTAGAACTAGTTTGTTTTCTGGTTTATGTGGCAGCTGATGTTGTGATTGTTTCCCACTCATTTTggggtatgtgtatgtgtgcatgtgtcctCACACACATACGTGTGAGACATGGCTCTGCATATAGTTAATTGCCACCATAAGTATCCAATCCATACCTCCTGACTTCACAATAAACCTTATATTAACATTTGAAGTTGACAAACAAAACTACTATTGATATTATATCTACTTTCTTAAGGTGACTgagttgagatttaaaaaaatatatataaacatttatgacTATAAATTTTCCTGTAAGCACTGCTTGCTGCATTTcacaagttttctttctctttttgcagtactggggcttGAGCCCAGGGGAtttctactgctgagctgcatTCTAAGCAGAACTTAATGAACATTTTCTAAGACACTTAGTTTTGAAGGCAGTGACTCTGATGGCAATGTATACAACTATTTAAGTTTTAAGTCCTGTTCCCATTTGAATTCAAAATACTTCTATGATGCAGTCAGTCATATGTGGTCCTTATCTCCATTTTATGTACGAGAGGACTGAACTCCAGATATATGATGTGGTTTTATCAAGATCTCGAGAAATTAAGCTAACACTGAGACCCAGTCCTTTTCCTGCTGTCCCCGTGGTCTCTCTGGTGGCAGAGAAAATTTAAGGTAAGTCAGTTTTGGAAACCAAGATACTCTCCTTGTAAATACAAGTCTAGACACCTGGAAGCCACGGTTGGGGTAGAGATGATGGAAATAGGAGAGGAGCCCATGAAAGTAAAGAAGATCTGAAAGGAGAGTTGGGGAAATTTTAGATCAAAGATGAAGGTGGAGGTAAAATCactcaacaagcatttattgagaaGTTACTGTTGCATTGTGCAATGCTGTTTGTTTAGGCTACAGAATGCTGGTGAGGAAGCTCTAAAGCACCTACCACAACTCTAGACTTCAAGGATATGACCCTGTAGTTGTGACTTAGAATAGTAATTCTAATTGTTTTCAACTTTACTCAATAGTATACCATTCATTATCTCTGCTAAGCCTCAAAAGTATTGGATATTTCAGAGTTGTATGGCATAATATAATAGATAAGAGCCTGAGTTATGGAACTGTGCTCTCTAGGTTTAATATTAACTGTGTTATTTTCTAACTTGGTGACATTTGGCAATGTATTTAATCTTCTTgtgtcagtttttttaaaaaaaatatgaataaaggaGATAATACCTACCATTAGAGttattgtaagaattaaaataataagctCATGTAGAATACTTAGAATACTTTTCATACAGAAAAAGCCCAATAGAGTCAGCTATTATTATTTAGGCATAATGAATACCATGAAGCACATTTGACCAATATGAAATTAAatcacagagaagttaagtgacctTTCCAAAGCCATGGAATGTCAATGATACATTTAATCCATGAACATAATTTTCTCTGAGTTCTTTCCtcatgtttccattttctttctttttaatttattggttcttttgagctatacatgacagtagaatacatttccAAATTAATGAGTAAGTGGTTTTGTTTCTAGATCCCTCCCTCATCTGGAAAGTCTGTTCATTACAATGACATCAGTGAAATTGTGGATGGTGTATGTGAGAGACCAGAGGCACTGCAGACATTCGTGGGCCATTGCCTATTGAGCATCCTCACTCATTCCAAATAACCTGAAGAAAGCCCTCTTCACATCTTTGTTCCGGAGGCTATAAATAATGGGATTGAGAAAGGCTGAAATGACATTGTAGAACAAGGCCAACTTCTTGTCATCATCTGGGGAGGCTTCAGAGCCAGGCCTCATATACATGATCATGCATGGAACACAGAACATGGTGACCACAGTGATGTGGGaagcacaggtggagaaggccttgaTCCGCCCTTGGGTGGAACGAATCTTTAGAATAGCAGTGAAGATACGAATGTATGAGGCCAGGATCAGGGATAGGGGGATCAGAAGCAAGATGAAACCCAAGATAAAGTCCACTTGGTCATTGAGGGATGTGTCCGCACAGGCTAACTTCAAAACAGCAGGAATTTCACAAAAGAAGTGGTTGATTTCATCAGGGCCACAGTAGGGAAGATTCATTGCAAAGACTGTGTAGACAAGGGCACAGATAAGACCACAAAGGGCAGAGCTGACTGCTAGCAGTACACACAGAGCTTGGCTCATCTGGACCACATAGTGGAGTGGATGACATATAGCAACATATCTGTCATAGGCCATTGCTGCAAAAATCCAGGTCTCAGTGATGCCTAGGGTCAGGAAAATGTACATCTGAACCACACACCCCGCATAAGAGATGGTCTTATTTTTGCTTATCAGATGGACCAACATCTGGGGCACTGTAGTGGTGGCATAGCTGAGATCCAGCAGAGAGAGGAtactgaggaagaagtacatgggtgtaTGGAGACGCGCATCTATTCTGATCAGGGTAACAATGAGCCCATTGCCCAAGACTGTGAATAAatacaggaagaggaagaggaagaaaaggatcCAATTGGTCCTgggatttctggagaagcccaagAGGATAAACTCAGTTACGAAGCTGTGATTTCTTGAGCCTTGATTGTGCATGGCCCTCCTTCTGACGAAAGAAGAGGACATAGTCTGGACTCTTTTGTAGTCTCAGAGAATGCTATGTGAGATCCACAGACACAGGGCTGAAGCCCAAATCCCCATTTTCACACCCAGGAAATGTTGTATCCAATTGGCCTAGCATAGCTCTAGATACTTACTAGGGATTCTAATAAACACTTGTTGGTTTG
This sequence is a window from Marmota flaviventris isolate mMarFla1 chromosome 10, mMarFla1.hap1, whole genome shotgun sequence. Protein-coding genes within it:
- the LOC114094453 gene encoding olfactory receptor 2A5-like; the protein is MHNQGSRNHSFVTEFILLGFSRNPRTNWILFFLFLFLYLFTVLGNGLIVTLIRIDARLHTPMYFFLSILSLLDLSYATTTVPQMLVHLISKNKTISYAGCVVQMYIFLTLGITETWIFAAMAYDRYVAICHPLHYVVQMSQALCVLLAVSSALCGLICALVYTVFAMNLPYCGPDEINHFFCEIPAVLKLACADTSLNDQVDFILGFILLLIPLSLILASYIRIFTAILKIRSTQGRIKAFSTCASHITVVTMFCVPCMIMYMRPGSEASPDDDKKLALFYNVISAFLNPIIYSLRNKDVKRAFFRLFGMSEDAQ